Proteins from one Candidatus Sulfotelmatobacter sp. genomic window:
- a CDS encoding multidrug effflux MFS transporter, with the protein MVALGALIAAYALGPMATQILTPAVPFVHRDFGIPMAAAQTLISLAFATIALMTLVYGPLSDRFGRRPVILVGTGLFCVGSLVAAAAPTPELLILGRIVQAAGSSAGLVLARTIVHDVYGRDRSGQVLARVTVVMIFVPMLSPAVGGVLLDRVGWRAVFGLCALIGVLALSLLALRLPETHGKRRADLGIRNAVQDFNALLRDRRYLAPALFFSFVMATFFATQAAIPYLIVEVRGGSATEYGVWFAVLCVFYVAGNYLTGRWGDRFTRPQLMLISGIGCLASAIAGWIAASTLEWSTPVVFVPAIALSFFGAIAIAPVQADAVAAQPERSGAASGLMSGMQMAIGACVVQLVGFSHDGSPHPMFAILVACVVLALVAFALGYAQPRPA; encoded by the coding sequence ATGGTCGCACTGGGGGCGCTGATCGCGGCCTACGCGCTCGGGCCCATGGCGACGCAGATCCTTACCCCCGCGGTACCGTTCGTGCACCGGGATTTCGGGATTCCCATGGCGGCCGCGCAGACGCTGATCAGTCTCGCGTTCGCGACGATCGCGTTGATGACTCTCGTCTACGGACCACTCTCGGACCGCTTCGGCCGCAGGCCCGTGATCCTGGTCGGCACCGGGCTCTTCTGCGTGGGAAGCCTCGTCGCTGCCGCTGCCCCCACCCCGGAGCTCCTGATCCTCGGCCGTATCGTGCAGGCGGCGGGCAGCTCAGCGGGGCTCGTGCTCGCACGCACCATCGTCCACGACGTCTACGGCCGGGACCGCAGCGGCCAGGTGCTGGCGCGAGTGACCGTGGTGATGATCTTCGTGCCGATGCTGTCCCCTGCAGTCGGCGGGGTGCTGCTCGACCGCGTGGGCTGGCGTGCGGTATTCGGGTTGTGCGCGCTGATCGGGGTGCTCGCGCTGTCGTTGCTTGCATTGCGCCTGCCCGAAACGCACGGCAAGCGCCGGGCTGACCTCGGCATTCGCAACGCGGTGCAGGACTTCAACGCCCTGCTCCGGGACCGCCGCTACCTCGCGCCGGCACTGTTCTTCTCGTTCGTGATGGCGACGTTCTTCGCCACACAGGCGGCGATCCCGTACCTCATCGTCGAGGTGCGGGGCGGCTCGGCGACCGAGTACGGCGTGTGGTTCGCGGTGCTCTGCGTCTTCTACGTCGCCGGCAACTACCTGACTGGCCGCTGGGGTGACCGATTCACACGCCCGCAGCTCATGCTGATATCGGGGATTGGCTGCCTTGCGTCGGCGATCGCGGGTTGGATCGCGGCGAGCACGCTCGAGTGGAGCACTCCGGTGGTTTTCGTACCGGCAATCGCGCTGTCCTTCTTCGGCGCGATCGCCATTGCCCCTGTCCAGGCAGACGCCGTGGCCGCCCAGCCCGAGCGCTCGGGCGCCGCCTCGGGACTGATGAGCGGGATGCAGATGGCGATCGGCGCCTGCGTGGTGCAGCTCGTCGGGTTCAGCCACGATGGCTCGCCGCACCCGATGTTCGCCATCCTCGTCGCGTGCGTCGTCCTGGCGCTCGTCGCGTTCGCCCTGGGGTACGCCCAACCGCGGCCAGC